From the genome of Brienomyrus brachyistius isolate T26 chromosome 8, BBRACH_0.4, whole genome shotgun sequence, one region includes:
- the myg1 gene encoding UPF0160 protein MYG1, mitochondrial codes for MISYSCLLRTYPVVSRIFPSFNPTVSLPVIHLRPVTFARPLLTLNKNCMESPEAKRKHTENMPFAKIGTHNGTFHCDEVLACFFLRQLPEYKDAEILRTRNPDLLAQCDVVVDVGGEYDSKKHRYDHHQRTFKETFSSLCPEKPWVTKLSSAGLVYLHFGRRLLSQLTQLKSDDSELEVLYDKLYENFVEEVDAVDNGISQHDGEPRYAVSTTLSSRVSHLNPRWNSANQDTEEGFHKALEMVGAEFLDRLDFHQNSWLPARAVVKKAMEKRTQVDPSGEVVLLEQGGCPWKEHLFSLEAELNVETPIKFVLYQDQNGQWRVQCVPAALHTFQNRLSLPDEWRGVRDEALSTLSGIPGCIFVHASGFIGGNSTLQGALEMARRTLQAAAGSGDELQANGS; via the exons ATGATTTCATACTCGTGTTTGCTACGCACCTATCCCGTTGTCAGTCGTATATTTCCGAGTTTTAATCCTACTGTTAGCCTTCCTGTGATACATTTGCGCCCGGTAACTTTTGCGAGACCATTACTTACGCTGAACAAAAATTGCATGGAATCGCCAGAAGCAAAACGCAAACATACAGAGAATATGCCGTTTGCTAAAATTGGGACACACAATGGTACCTTTCATTGTGACGAGGTTTTGGCATGCTTCTTTCTTCGGCAGCTCCCCGAGTACAAG GATGCAGAAATCCTTCGCACCCGAAACCCCGATCTGCTGGCGCAGTGTGATGTTGTTGTGGATGTTGGAGGTGAATATGATTCAAAGAAACACCGCTATGACCATCACCAGAG gaCATTCAAGGAGACCTTCAGTAGTCTGTGCCCAGAGAAGCCCTGGGTGACTAAGCTAAGCTCAGCTGGTCTGGTGTATCTACACTTTGGTCGACGTCTGTTGAGCCAGCTCACTCAACTAAAGAGCGACGACAGTGAGCTGGAAGTGCTGTACGATAAG CTTTACGAGAACTTTGTGGAGGAAGTGGATGCGGTCGACAATGGCATCTCTCAGCATGACGGCGAACCTCGCTACGCTGTTTCCACCACCCTGAGTTCCCGTGTCAGCCATCTCAATCCTCGCTGGAATAGCGCGAACCAGGACACGGAG GAGGGATTTCATAAGGCCCTGGAGATGGTGGGGGCGGAGTTTTTGGATCGTTTGGACTTCCACCAGAACTCCTGGCTGCCGGCCCGTGCAGTGGTGAAGAAAGCGATGGAGAAGCGGACCCAG GTGGACCCGAGTGGGGAGGTGGTTCTGCTGGAGCAGGGGGGCTGCCCATGGAAGGAGCATCTCTTCTCTCTGGAAGCAGAGCTTAATGTGGAGACGCCCATCAAGTTTGTCCTGTACCAAGACCAGAACGGCCAGTGGAGGGTCCAGTGCGTACCTGCGGCACTACACACCTTCCAGAACAG ATTGTCCTTGCCGGACGAGTGGCGCGGGGTGCGGGACGAGGCCCTGTCCACCCTCAGTGGGATCCCGGGCTGCATCTTCGTCCACGCTAGTGGTTTCATCGGGGGGAACAGtaccctgcagggggcgctggagATGGCGCGGCGCACTCTGCAGGCGGCTGCCGGGTCCGGGGACGAGCTTCAGGCCAACGGCAGCTGA